TACGTCCTACATTTGGTGCGTGTTGAGCAAACCCGGCAACGTGCGGCAGACTCCGTCCCCGAGAATTTCGACTGCACCAGAACGACCAGTGCCGCAGCCATCGAGCTGCCCATAGCGGGCTGCTCGCGACTGGCTGACCGGTTGCCGTCGATTGCAACTTGCATGGCTATCACGCCTCGTACGTCGCCAGCGCTTTGGCGATGTGTTCGAATGCGGTCGGGGCCATGTGGTTGAAGTAGTCCCACGAATGGCCACCGTGACTGGTGTCCAGATCTCGCTTGTGCAGAATCCCGGACGATGACAGCTTCATGCCCAGCCGCACGGCTCCGTCAAACCAATCGGTGTCGTCGGGGTCGCAACAAAACCACTGATGCCGTGGCCATGCCAACGGGTGCAGGTTTAGCACAACCGTCGCCTGTCGAGCCTCTTCTGCGTTGTCGAACATTTCGTCCAGCGGCAAACCCTGACCGTGAAGCTGAAAGAAATCGATGGCGGGAGAAATCGCAGCAACGACAGGAAACTTTGCCGCATAGCGGTAGCTTAACTGCAGCGCCCCCTGGCCCCCCATGCTGATGCCCAATAACGCGATATGAGGCGTTTCGATCTTCCAGCGTTGTTCGATGAATGGCACCAATTGATCCAGCAGCCATTGTTGCGGCGTGACGTCGGTCGAGAATTCCGGGCAGACGTGATCCAGCCACCACGACCGCTGCCCGTCCGGACACACTGCCACCAGATTGTGATCCAACAGCAATTTGCTGAACGTCGGGTTGTCGTTCAACATAATTCGACCATGCCCGTGCAGAAACAGAACGCAACCGGCGGGAGCCGACTGTTCGCCATGGTCTGCCGAGCCGGCATTTTTTCGCGGGTCGAACACGTCCACGCGATGTCCGTCAACTTCCGTCGTTGACCAAAACTGAAGCGAGTCGGCTGACGAGACGTCGGGCATATTGGAATCGGGCGCAGATTCTTCGGTCGCAGCGTGCTCTTTGCCGAACACCTTTGCCAACTTTTCGAACATGAATGACCTTAATTGTCGTTTAAGAAGTAAGCAGCCTGAACCGCTTGGATAACGCTGTGGTGTCGCAGGCACATTCGGTTGTGCCAAATGACGTATTCACTGGAGTGAAGTTCTGTTGAGCTTCTCTTTTTCGCAGAGCCACAATTCGCCATAAAGTGCTTTGGCGAAAAATCTTATGACACACTGGCCCAGTCCATACTTTGCAGTTCGGGCAGATTGTTGAAATAATTCAGACGCGACAGGCATCGATCCGGTTAGTGACGTCTTCGTTGGAGTTCGGTTTTTGGACCATGATGCCGAAATTCGCAATCGTGTCGAGCAGGCATGCGTGGAATTTGAACGGGATGTGAAAGCGTTTCTGGGCGGAGTGCTGCGTGACGTTCATTTGGTGGACGAAGCGTTTCAAAAAACCGTCGTCAAAGCGATTGAAGCATCGGCCAGCGTTGACCCAGGCAAAATTCGCGGATGGTTGTTTCAAATCGCCTTGAATGAAGCTCGCGGACTGCGCCGAGTTTCATTGCGGCAGAGCCGACTCCATAAAGCTGTTTGGGAATCTTTGCCGCCGTCGTCCAGCGACGAAACGCAGGACGCCTTGTTGAAGTTGGTTAGTTTAGAGGAACGTGCGGCAGTACGGACGGCTTTGAGTCGGTTGAGTGAAGATTATCGGGAAGTGGTGATTCGGCGGATTCAGAACGGGCAAACCTTCGCCGTCATTGCGGAGGAAATGAACAAGCCATTGGGCACCGTTTTGACATGGATGCGCCGCGCTCTGAATGAGCTACGTGAGTCTGAAGAACTGCGGCAGTTGGACGAATGAGCGAGATGACGAACAGGAAACAAAAATATTCAGACGACCAGTTCTGGCAGGCGTTTCAGTTCGTCGCCGGAGAGCTTTCGGCTGATCAGTCCGAATTGTTCGAGCTCCAGATGCTGGACAGCCCGGCAATGTGCGAGGCAGTGGCCGAAGCGGTTCGACTTTCGTCAGCGGTGGCGGCAGAGAGTAATAAAGCGGCGACTGTTCTGAGTCCGACAGTAGTCCGTTGTGAAGCAGCGATGCCGCGACGATCGACGTCCGGCAAGTCAGCCGTCGCCATAGTTGCAACCGTTTGCTGTTGCCTGTTGCTGTTGCTGGTTGTGTCGATCGATTCCGGTTCTGGATCTTCAGTGGCCGCGACAGACAAGGCGACGGTGGAAGCCGAGTTGCTGGTATCGGCGTGGGCGGCGGGATTCACTGATGATTTTGAGGACGATGTCAATCTAGCAGAAACCGATCAACACGAACTGGACGTCCCGGACTGGATGCTGGCAGCGGTCACATTAACTGATGATGAAGATCCTGATTCAAACGACGGCGTTGATGCACAAGCCGATGATCGCGGGCGGCCGGAAAACTCGCTGCTGTTCTGATCGCAGAGACTTATCGAATCAAAATTCCCTCAACGCACCGAAGGTCAACTTTTGACAGACTTTCTTACTCATCTTAAAGCTCGTGCCAAATCGCTTTCGTGCGTGGTCATGGTCGGTGTGGTCTGCCTTGTGAGCTGTGCCAACCCCGCAATGGCATCGAATTCAGATCCGGACCAGGGCGAAGATCGAGTTTCAGATAAGCAGCGTTCGGAACAGCGACTCGACGCAAGGAAAGCTCAACGGCCGACTCTGTTGAAGGTTACCGCCGATCAGCAGACCACCGCTTTGGAATTCGCCAAAGAACACCACCCCGAACTCGCAGCGCTGCTAGACCGATTGCAGAAAAATTCTCCGACTCAGTTTGCCCGCGGAATTCGCGAAGTGCATCTTGCGGCTCAACGCCTGGAACGCATCGGCCAGCGGCAACCGGCAAGGCGGGAGGCAGAGCTAAAGAAATGGAAGCTTGATTCTGAAATCCGTCTGCTCACCGCAAAGTGGGTGATGTCACAGGATCCGGAGTTGAAACAGAAAATTCAGCAATTGCTGCGCGAACGCTATGAGGCTCGGATCGACCGTCTGAAGGCAGAACGGAACCGAGTGGCCGAACGTTTGCAGCAGCTTGATCAACAAATTGGCATGAGCACCGAAGAGATGGAAGCGGATCTGGCGGCCGATTGGGAACGCCTGACTCGCCAGGCAGCAGCGGCTGCAAAAGACAGAAAACGACCGGCGAAGAACGTGTCGCCGAACAACAAGAATCAGAAATCGAAAACCGAAAAAAGGCCAAAGGCATGAAAGCCAACGGATACGTTTTGACAACGCTGCTGCTCAGCGGTTTTCTTTCGGCAGGCACTTACGCCGCCGAATCAACGACCGACGGCGTGGCTACCCGCTTCTCTGGCGGCACTTCTGAAACGCCTGATTTCCAGCGTCACGTGGTCCCACTGCTGGGCAAGATGGGCTGTAACGGGCGAGCGTGTCACGGTTCTTTTCAGGGCCGCGGCGGATTTCGCCTATCGTTGTTTGGCTACGACTTTAAATCCGACCACGAAGAACTTACCGGTCGAGTTGACCCCGAAACGCCGGCGGAAAGCCTGGCACTTCAGAAGCCACTCATGCAGATCCCTCATGAAGGCGGTCAGCGGCTGAAGGAAAATTCTTGGCAGCATCGCGTCTTGCTGAACTGGATCAAAGGCGATTCGCCCGGCCAAAGCAATGACGCTGCGAAGCTGACATCACTGGAAGTCACACCTGCTGAAATTCAGTTTTCGGAAGACGGCCAGGAAGTTCAGCTGCAGGCTGTTGCTGTTTGGTCAGATGGAACTCGCGAAGTTGTTACCGAACTGTGCCGCTTCCAGTCCAACGACGATCAGGTGGCCGATATTACAGATTCCGGGTTAGTCGCCGCTGGAACTTCAGGCGATACTCATGTTGTCGTCAACTACGACAATGCTGTCGTACCCGTCCCCGTGCTGCGACCCGTTTCTGACCAAACGGGCGATAAGTATCCTGCCACGCCAACTCCCACCGAAGTGGACAAGCTTGTCGTCAGCAAACTTCGCAAGCTGGGAATGGTTCAGTCGGACCTGTGTACAGACGAAGAATTCCTGCGGCGAGTCAGCCTTGATGTCACCGGAGCGTTGCCGACGCCTCAGGAAATTTCCGACTTCGTTACAGATACGAATTCCGACAAGCGAGCCAAAAAGATCGACGAATTATTGGAGCGGCCAGGCTACACGGCATGGTGGACGACAAAGCTTTGCGACTTCACCGGCAATAGCGATGCTCAGCTGAACAATGTGACGCCGATTCGAGCGGCTGCTTCTGAGCAGTGGTACGACTGGATTCAC
This DNA window, taken from Fuerstiella marisgermanici, encodes the following:
- a CDS encoding alpha/beta hydrolase-fold protein produces the protein MFEKLAKVFGKEHAATEESAPDSNMPDVSSADSLQFWSTTEVDGHRVDVFDPRKNAGSADHGEQSAPAGCVLFLHGHGRIMLNDNPTFSKLLLDHNLVAVCPDGQRSWWLDHVCPEFSTDVTPQQWLLDQLVPFIEQRWKIETPHIALLGISMGGQGALQLSYRYAAKFPVVAAISPAIDFFQLHGQGLPLDEMFDNAEEARQATVVLNLHPLAWPRHQWFCCDPDDTDWFDGAVRLGMKLSSSGILHKRDLDTSHGGHSWDYFNHMAPTAFEHIAKALATYEA
- a CDS encoding RNA polymerase sigma factor; the protein is MDHDAEIRNRVEQACVEFERDVKAFLGGVLRDVHLVDEAFQKTVVKAIEASASVDPGKIRGWLFQIALNEARGLRRVSLRQSRLHKAVWESLPPSSSDETQDALLKLVSLEERAAVRTALSRLSEDYREVVIRRIQNGQTFAVIAEEMNKPLGTVLTWMRRALNELRESEELRQLDE